Proteins from one Triticum aestivum cultivar Chinese Spring chromosome 7A, IWGSC CS RefSeq v2.1, whole genome shotgun sequence genomic window:
- the LOC123146938 gene encoding transcription factor MYB44-like, protein MEGCDRIRGPWSPEEDGALRRLVELHGARNWTAIGRGVPGRSGKSCRLRWCNQLSPGVERRPFTAEEDTVIARAHVRIGNRWAAIARLLRGRTDNAVKNHWNCSLKRRLGDLGADGVTEGDLDERPCKRASVTPESTSGSGSGSGSGSDRSDLSHGGAFGLGQVYRPVARAGGFEPADCAMSQRHEEEQEDPFTSLSLSLPGTDAHGFHHDSSHSHFHQPSPSPSPPPATASTTAPPASSYPFSPAFAAAMQEMIRDEVRRYISGVSCGSNLPSMPQLVDGVMRAAAERAGGVSRMR, encoded by the coding sequence ATGGAGGGGTGTGACCGGATCAGGGGCCCGTGGAGCCCGGAGGAGGACGGCGcgctgcggcggctggtggagctCCACGGCGCGCGCAACTGGACGGCCATCGGCCGCGGGGTGCCCGGCCGCTCCGGCAAGTCCTGCCGCCTGCGGTGGTGCAACCAGCTCTCGCCCGGGGTGGAGCGCAGGCCCTTCACGGCCGAGGAGGACACCGTCATCGCCCGCGCCCACGTCCGGATCGGCAACCGATGGGCCGCCATCgcgcgcctcctccgcggccgCACCGACAACGCCGTCAAGAACCACTGGAACTGCTCCCTCAAGCGCAGGCTCGGCGACCTTGGTGCTGACGGGGTCACCGAGGGTGATCTGGACGAGCGGCCGTGCAAGCGCGCCAGCGTCACGCCCGAGAGCACCTCCGGATCGGGGTCGGGGTCTGGCTCTGGGTCGGACCGCAGCGACCTCAGCCATGGCGGTGCCTTCGGGCTTGGCCAGGTTTACCGGCCGGTGGCGCGGGCCGGCGGGTTCGAGCCGGCGGACTGCGCCATGAGCCAGCGAcacgaggaggagcaggaggacccATTCACGTCGCTCTCGCTCTCCCTCCCCGGCACAGATGCCCATGGGTTCCACCACGACAGCTCCCACAGCCATTTCCACCAGCCGTCTccctccccgtcgccgccgcccgctacGGCGTCCACCACTGCGCCGCCGGCGTCGTCGTACCCGTTCTCCCCCGCTTTCGCCGCCGCGATGCAGGAGATGATCCGTGACGAGGTGCGCAGGTACATCTCCGGCGTCAGCTGCGGCTCCAACCTGCCGTCCATGCCGCAACTGGTGGATGGCGTGATGCGTGCCGCAGCGGAGCGCGCCGGCGGGGTCTCGAGGATGCGGTGA